GATATTGCCAACGAATCGTCGATGACTCCCACAAATCAGCGTCAAAAACCCACCACTACAAAATACAAATAGTCGACGCGTCGATGAACAAAGCAGTAAACAAACGGGAACTAAATTCACTggagaagaggagaaggagatcaCCGGCGAATCGATGTTGTGTCGCCTTCCACAATCGCCGCATCGCGTGGGACGATGAGAGCAAGAAATTTTCTCGCCCTGTAtgctctcactctctctctctcacagacACAGTCACTCAGTCTCTCTCTGTCAACAGTGCAAGTGGGTCCCATGGTAGACCAAAAGTCCAAGCTATACACCCGAAGCAATTGTCCAAGCCCAAAGCAAATTCAGAACCAAAAGCCCACACAGAATAAAAAGCCCACAGACCCAACTAGCAAAGGCCCTACCAGCTTGCACGAATCTCAAATAAATCAAACGGCCAACAAAACGAATGATCCAGCTATAGAAAATCAGTCGACAGCCATATAGCCATCCCGATGGGGGCGGGGCATTAATCGGTTTATTTCGACTCCTCTTTGGAGGTGGATTTTTTCTCAAATTCGTAGCAGTCGACTGATACAATTGCTATGTTCGGTCTTTGTTTTCACATGGTTCGATTTTATCCTCGCATGGAGCTGCTCTAAGGATAAGCCTGTCGTAGGAGAACCGCCACTGAACTCTGGTTGGGGTGTTGTGCACGGCCTGCTTTTCAGGTATTTGACCGACCAGGACAGGAAAACGAGTTGGGCCTTGACGTCAGTTCGTGGTGAGGAAAAAgcaccaaaggtccctcaacgtGTCAGCGAGATAAAAAacatcctccaaccacaaaaccagatatgctaggtcccttaactatacaaaaccggtcacccgaggtcctAGGGCAGTATTGACGCTGgatttgtcctacgtggcggctgagtcagcgtgggacccacatgggtcccacatgccatgatgccacgtaggacaatctcttcccctcttctctcccttccactctctctctcactttggCCGATGAcgggcgatgcggcggcggcttggtgCGGCACCGACTTggtgcgggagaggaggaggtccggcAACCGGCAGGGGAGAAGAGCAGTGGTGAGGCGGGAACATGCTGGGGAGAAGAGCGGTGGCGGCCTTCTCCatgcgcgggcggcgggggagcAGCTGGAGGTCCGTCGAGGTGAGGCGGCAACGCAcggtggcgcgggcggcgcggcggaggggagggccggcgcggccggcgacTGGCGAGGGAGGAGCCCGGCGGAGAGGAGAACCGAGGAATTCTGGACACCGGGATTCTGCCCCACGTTGTAGAATGGCTAATGCTGGGAGTTGGAGCTGCTGGCGAAGTTGGCCTAGTCGCGGTTGGGTTGGAACGCCAAGTATTGCATTGGCTGGTTCAccacgcccgcgccgccggGCGGGAGCATCCACACAGTCACCGGTGACATCACCTGCTTGCCGCCGTCACTGGCTGCCGGCATGGCGATGAACGGGATTGTGCTGCCTCCAGCGGCTGTGGGTGCTGTTGCGGATGAGGCGGGGGCGAGGCCGCTGGATATTGAGATCGAGCCACCGCCGTTGGCTTGGAGGAGGGGGGCAGCAACAAAGGGGTAGTAGACCGCGGGGGATGAGCCATGGCCAGCGCCTCCACCGGGTCGTcggtcgccgcgcgcgtcggcTGGAGCTTGCTACGCCGCTTTGGGGTGGGCTCATCGCCGCGGGcagccgccgcgacggcggagGGCGACTCAGTGGGGATGCGGAGGATACCGTCGACAATGGTGGTGATCGCGGGCACGGTGCCCATCCCCGTGGCGGTGTCGATGGCAGGCTCCGACTGCTGCATGAACCAGCGGATGGTCTCGCTGTCGGACTTGTGCCCTAGCTCGCGGGTGAGCCAGCGGATGGTCTCGCAGTCCAACTTGTCACCTGagttggcgccgccgccgccgtcgcgtcgccgccttgctctcctccccacccgttgggcggcggcgccggcctgcCCAGAGCGGCGGAAGGAGATGAGGAGGCTGCCTAGAgaaagagatgaggaagggagagaagaggggaaagagggagaggaggctgacGTGGATAAccctaacatgtgggccccacgtgggtcccacgctgactcagccgccaccaaaggacctcgggtgaccaattttgtatagttaaggacCCCGCAtactggttttgcggttcgaggacaTTTTtatatcccgatgacaagttgagggacctttggtaCTTTTTTCTTAGTGGTGACAATTGTAGCTCATGGGCCGAGCTCTCAGTTACCGGATGCAAATAATTTAGCACCgctcgtaagagtggcaaatagttaattattccgaCGGCTATTGGTTCCGGCCAAGGCCATTTGGCACGCTTGCTCTGCTTGTTATCAAGATCAAATACAGTATATCACGAAAAGCTCTTACTCTCTAAATCGAAGTATATAACTGAAGACCATTGTGCTGTTACCTCAGGCTGGTCTCCAAGATTCAGATGCCTCTTTTGATGTATATTTCAGCTAGTActattttttagcacatatcATGCGTACTGTCTCTGCTTACGGATACAAAAGTTCAAACTCTCCATGCTCCCGTGATAATGATATCCCTCGTAGGTATCTTATCACAACACTAACATGAGTACGGTAGTTTTCTATACTGTCACTTGTCGTATACTAGTTATATAGTCGGCAGTAAAACTCCTCGGGGGGGCCTGAAGAAGCACGAGGCAGACACAGCAGCAGTGGAAATAAACAGCGGTTCTGATAACAACGTGGGCCTCTGATACTCTGCAGGTGACGCAAACGGATTCAAATTCTGCTGGGAAAAAGGAATCATGGCAAAGAGACAAAAGCGGAAGAAACGCGGGAGCAAACAAACGGCTTCGACCAGTACCACTGCTATTTCGCGCATCTCATCTCAACCTTGTCGTGTTCCTGTTTTGAACTCCCTCAACGTTCAAACACTGGTTCCCCCAGATCAAGAGTGATATTCAGTGTATCAGACATAGTAGTGGTACTGTCTGCTTTGCGGTACCAGGAACGCTTGTACGGTGTGATTTTGGCATACTTGCATGATTGTGCAATGCACATCGGAACTTCGGATAGATGAAGAGCTGGATGCTTGTAATCTAAACGAACTGATCTGTTCTAATCTGGCAAGATCATGTCAAGAACAATCCGAAGCCAAGAATTACAATGTTGTTCTTTCACCCCAATATTTGCGGTATCATACATTGTTCAGGTTCAGGGCAGGATTCCCGCCATGGCAATTCTTGGCTCCCCTCACCTCCTTGCACACCCTCTCCAGCATCCCCAGGAAGTCCCTGACGATGACGAAGATCCTGAGCGGGCTCGCCTCGTCCTTGCCGACGTCGCCATGGTAGTACTCGGTGATCTCCCTGACGTGCGCCAgcacccgccgctcgccgtcctcCAGCTCCCGGATCACCTCACCGGCGTGGGCGACGAACGGCGCCATGAACGCCACGAAGCACTGgttcctctcgtcgccggacaGGTCGCTCCCGACCAGCTCCTTGATCCGGGACAGGCCGTGCGACAGGCCGGACACCGAGGTGGTGAGCACGTCCAGGTCCACGGTCGCCGTCTTCCTGACGTTGGTGAGCTCGGCGCCGAGCCCCGCGGCGATGTCCGCCGCCTCGGCGGCGCGCGACCGGGTCATCTCCTGCACCACGAAGTGCAGCAGCGTGGTCTTCCCGTCGGTGCCCTTGACGTCGGCGAGCTTGAGCAGCGCGTCGAGCTTGAacgccatggcgccgccgcgggcagTCCCGACGTTCATCCGGTTCCCGGTCTTGAGCACGGCCTCCAGCAGCTTCAGGAACAGCTTGCTGGACATCAGCTCCCTGCACGCCTCCTTCCAGACACCAAGAACGACACGCCATTTCCAAACTCAGAATCTTAATAGTATAATCACAAAGCTGCAGAATCAGTAAGACCGCCATTGCGACGAACACCCCAAGATTCACCTCGAGCATCTCGAACGACTTCCTGATGTGGCCGACCTCGTCGGCGAAGGTCTCCCGGTACAGCATCGCCTCCACTCGCGCGAACGCGCACGGTATCGTGAGCACCACCTTGAGCAGCCTCTCCGCCGGGACGAggccgtcgacgtcgccgtcgtaGGCGGACAGCTTGTCGGCCTCGTCCTTGGCCGGCGCCATCTTGATGAGCGCCTCCAGCTGCTGCGCCGACAGGCCGTTCCCTGCGACCAATCCATCCAAaccaagagaaagaaagaaaaaactcaaATTAAACACACACACCAACTGTGCCGTGCAGGACGGTGTTGATTCGTGCTCGATCGTGCCGTGCGGTTTGGTTACCGTGCAGCAGGGCGGCGAAGATCTGCTCGGCGGTGGCGCTGACGGCCTTCATCAGGATGGTGAAGTTCTGCAGCCTCTTGGTGTCGAGGACGTGGTGGCCGAGCGAGGGGCTCCGGCTCTGCACCTCCTCGTGCttcgtcgaacacctcgcgTTGTACCCGAACAGCGACTCGATCATCTTCTCGTCCAGCCTGCGAATCAGACGTGGTTTGATCAGCGTGTGGCGCGAAAACGTGTACGCTCGTGTGGTCGAAGTGTCGAACACCTCGAGCTCGTTCGTAGTCGTAGGGGAGATGGGGTGGGTTTTGGGTGTACGTACTCGAACGAGCTCGATCGGATCCTGTCCCACACCATCCGCCGGTTGGGCGCGGCGCGCACCTTGTCCCAGTGCAGCGGCTTCAGCTTCGGCAGCGGCGCGCCGTTCTTCCCGACCGCCGGCGCCCACGGCCTGAacagaggaggcggcgcgggcgccggcgggAGGATCGGGCCGCCGCTGCTCTGCTGTTTCGGTGCgagcagtggcggtggcggcggaggcgtaggcggtggcggtgggggaaCGGCCGGTCCACAGCTTGTCTTGACATCCTGCTGCTGTGTTactgccggcggcggtggcggcggcggcggaggaggaggaggaggcggcctcATATTGCCTGATTCTGCCTCGTCTTCCTTCAcgtgccccgcgccgccgctctgcgCTTCTGGAAACATCAGGGAATGGACGGCTCGCCGGACTTCATGATCCTTGACCACCGATGTCGACACCGATGTCAAGTCCGAAACCGACGAGCTCGGGGAGTGGGCGCGAGACGATCGCTCCCTGTTGCTCGGCGTGCGCGGGCACTGCGGCGAATAAGGGCTCGCAGCCTTGTTCTTCTCTGAGGGCGTCACAGGGGCGGAGCTCCGTCGTCTTGACCGGccggatggcgatggcgacacgCCATTGCTCCCCGGCTTCGTGTCCCGGAGCTCGGAGTAGGAGAAGTGCGACGAGTGGAAGCAGCACGAGGAATGGACGGagtcggcgccgtcgtcggacAGGGCAACTCCGCTGTCCTCCTCCTCGCACCTGGGCTCTTCCTTCGGCCCGGCCAACTCCGGCGCCGTCTTCacaacaccgccgccgccgccatggtcgGCCTCGACGTACGGCTTGACGGCGTCCAGGTAGAACACGTCGGGGCCAGGATCGAAGCTCACCTTGTTTGTCCCGCTCTGGTCAGCGCCCGGCATGGCCCTCCTCTGGAACCTCCTGCACGCCAGGAACAccacgaggacgacgaggagcaccgccgccgcgccggacaGCGCGGCGCCCGCGGCGACCACGACAAGCGGCGTGCTCTTCTTCCCTTCCCGCTCGCTGCGCCGTCTGTGCGCCGCGGTGGCGTTCCCCCTCCTGTGCCCGAGCCCGACTCTACCGGGCACCGGGTCCGGGAGCCGCGCGTTCTtgtgcagcagcggcggcggcaggtgggcacgagccggagccggagccggcgccggcgccgaagaGACACCACCTCCATGCCCATGCCCATGCCGCCTATCCCGCTCGCCCAGAGCGTTGGCACCAAGCAACAACCTCACCTTCTCATCGTCACCGTCACCATCACCATCGTCTCTCCTCTTCTCGCcattgctgccgccgccgatcgaGAAGTGGAGAACAGTGGATGACACGATCAAGAGGAGGCAGAGGAGGGTGATTCCTCTGGCTGAACTGGACATGGCTGATGCCTGCAGGCATCAAACCATTTCAAGGATGGAGGATGGAGAGATTCTTTGGCTCAGGGtcagggagagagaggacgtGGGAGAAGGAGAAGCAAAAGCTGAAACTGGAGAAAGCTGCGAGATCCAAGGGGATGGCCGATCGGCGGGCAGGCACGTACACACGGGGGCAGCTCAAACGTAGAGCTAGCTAGGCTTCAATGCCACTCCAAGGAATCCCATGGCAATGGCAGGTCCGTGCAGCAGAGCGGCGAGTCAGTGACGGCATTGTTGCATGTATGTACCTGTGTATATGCTTTGCGTCACCGCCTCCATACGCACCTGCCCCATTGGGTTTTGACCTTGAGCTTGACCTGCTGTATCaaacttccttttttttctctcttgggCAATTACTCCTCTTTTTAATTTAGTGTTCCGAAATTTCCGAAACACGGGAATACTTGGCACCTCAAATCCTATGAATGAAAAATCACATCAAAACTACATAAATAATTGTTTGGATATAACGCATGGAAAATGTAGGAATtaggagatggagagagagagagagagaaagagagtgatttttttttaaattaggtTGGGTCTTATGTTGAAAATCCTCCAAAAACAGCCATTGCTTTGTTCCAAAAGGACCTATAGGACACTTTCCATAGGATTTGAATTCTATAAAAATTCCTCCAAGATTACTTTGTTCCAAAGGAGTCGTTGGCAAATTTGGTACTTTTTTAAAGACGAAGCTGGGTATAGAAAAATGGTTTGATTTCACGATGTTGGGTACACTACATGAGGCACAAATTAATATCTGAAGAAATCTGGGATGCTCTTTTGGAATGCATGAATTTTACATGAATTGGTTCATTGCCTTCGAAATTCCCGTGAAATTTCTCCGTTCTAAAGGGGGCTTGATAACCGCTATCACTATATGCTATCCATGTCATATGTATATAACCCAAAGGTAATATACTATCATTATCACTAAACATGGACCACAGCTTATCCAAAACTAGATCTTGTTACATGGCAGCTCAGTTTGAACTTGTTACTAATTTATTACTACTACCATGGTCAGTAAGATTCAAATGTATAGTAAAGCAATCTGGCACAGaaattcactttttttttatagcaGCCTCCAGTTGCTCCTGTTGTCTTTGTTCATCTGTCCCTTTGCAAGTTTGTTGTGTGCTCTCTGCAGCCTTGTTTTTTACCCCAAGGTTGTATGGGCTATGGCCCTCATGCAAGTTTACCCCAAGGCTGTATGGGCTATGGCCCTCATGCAAGCAATAATATTATCAGCAGCAGTACCCCCATTTACCATTGCTGATCTGAGACCATTATTCTCCCCTGAGAACAATTCAATGCCCTTGGCCTCACACATTTGAATTGGTCTTTACAGCTACTGGTAGTACTACATACAAGCTGTCAGGAGGTGTGTTTTTAACAAACTGTACCATATATGCCCTACCCTTGTGTATCTGTGTTGTTAGATTGGTAGCATCCTTGAAGAATGTCCGGGCCCTGGATGTGGTTGGAAACTTGGGATAGAATTGAGTGCCCTCCAAGTCGGTGAAGTGCATGGGATGAGTGGCAGGCTCCTCTCTCCAGAGATAcatctgaacttctgaagaCATGTTTCACCCAAACATGGCACTGCATCAGTTGCACGCGGCACAGGACAGACTAGCGAATACAGTGATGATACTGATGCATAATTCTCTTGGATGAGACTTAAGTAGGGTCTAAAGGGCATCATATGGAGGGAAGATCGAGTCACCTTACCTCCTGGGCTTAACCTCCAAGCTAATCATTGTTACTTAGCCATATAAGCCAAAGCATTAAGACAGGGGGTACTCTCTAGCCAATTCCCTCCATCAATCAATGTTGATTTCAATTCTATTCGGACATCAGTATCAAAAAGTggttgcattgcatgcatggtCGATTCTAttagctttctttttttttcctttttttttcttaccaaACTCAACGCTCTCGCCTCTCCTTCGTTGGCTCCTTCCCTTTGCATTGATAGCATTCAAGCTTCGAGGGGGCCTTGTAGTTTTACGACAAATATACATGCGATCTCAAGCTCGATCAAATCAGACATAAATCCGTCAACGATACGCCTCTTGACGATTCGGCGCAGCCCGTGATTGATGCGAGGAGCCAGGGCCATCCGGCCAGCCTCAAACAACCGGGGAGAGCTTGCAACTTGCTACTACTCCGGTAGCCGTACTTCACGTTGATATCTCCCGTTCTTCTACTCCGTTTTAAGGACCGGAAAGCTGGGTGGTCCGATCACCGACAACGGGTAGGACCGAACAGATAATTGTACTGAAGACAATGTagagcaaaaagaaaaaaaaaagagattgatTTGATCCGTGCCATTGCAAATGTGTTTAGGgaatgagaaaaaagaaagaaaaaaaaggaggaagatGAATCTGAGGGGTGGACCCCACGTGCAGATGGGGAAGAAGATGAAAAACGTCACGGTGATGGTATGgttctaattttataaaatttgagtAGCACGGCTATGAATAGGTAATTTGTAATGGCATTTATCATAGAACTTTTATGGTACAATATACTATCAATatatactggtagtatataGAATGACATGTTAGAAATttgatagaaaataaaaaatacacttttttttgaaagcataaaaaaaatactgagcGACTCTAATTGAGAGTACCTAGTCCTGGATCTTATGGTGCACTAGAGGAGGAGCATCCTGACCGCCATTTGATGACGAAACACGTGATGATAGCACGATTTGATAGAATAACAAAGAAAAGACAAAATTACTCTTTCAAATTTTATACTGTAATCTAATTAactaaaaaatcaaatcaatctaCACCGTTAGATCATGTATACTTGCAGTATATACTATTGTTGTATATTGTACTGTAAAAGTCACACGTTTGCAATGACAAGATCAAATTAACCAAAAAAAACACAGAATTTATGAGAAGATGGGGCAATGCACGTTTTTTCCCCTTGAAATTTACTCCAATTCAAATCAATTTAACGCGGTTTTTGGGTGGTTATATAAGCTTTTGTCCgcgaaaaaaaattgtacaatTTAGAATCCATACCGGCGatagtattcttttttttaaaaaaaaagatctactGTAAGTGATTTAACTAGGATCGATGTTGGCTTGTGGCCAAATAGCTAGCATGTGCACTGTGCCAACAATGCCAAATCTATGGCATCAGCAACACTGTATTCCGTACAATTAATAATTTTAAGAGTACACATATGTGCATGTCTTTCAGGAGGGATCTTTAGGCGCCTCCAATTATCGCTAAGTACGTGTAAAGAGCATGCACATATGTGAAGTGGATTTAGAAGTCCTACACATTATTTTCAAACAACCTCATTGCTTTTAGAGAAAGGGGCCACAACACCAGATTTTCATTAAGAAAAATCATTGGTCATTTTGCAACCCGCTAAAATTTCATTTGAATGCAAAACTCAAAACAATTTCATTATTTCAATGCAAAACTGAAACAATTTCATTTACTGATTAATTGTGACCAAATATCTCATCATGTTTTTCAGTACTGTGTGTTGACTTCGGTGTCTAATCCAGCATTGCATCACTAATCATAAGTATCAAAATCGCGCGAAGTGCTAATCCTAAGCACGAAACTAACGTAACTATTTCCATCTCGTACCAGCATTTGATGGCACTATGGCAGGTAGGCAGCTCCACCCCTACACCGTAATAGTTGCTAATCATGCGGTGATGAGATTGATAAGGTAAAAATCTAAAAAGAAATATGGAGTAATAAATCAGAATCTCAGCCATATATGTTACTCtatccatctacttttgatagtcatgtttcatcttggcacacagatcaaggataagtaattctacttatcatccatttaaacatgctaccaGTCATTTCtcataaacaagcgattcattaatatttacatttctcgatgcacatgtagccaatcttatgaaggaatggagagtcacgcattatatctgagaaagtcattaagatgatagattgttggattaaaatatgtctataaaaataattttttcagatttaaaaatatgtctatcaaaagtagatggagggagtaaagaGTAGCAAACggacaaaaaaaatctaaatgttggattaatatttatttttttggtatGTTTGCTACTCTTCACTATATATGCAGTGAGCTAAGATGCTTGTTTATTACTCCAGTTTTTTTTACCTCCTACAATACCTCTACCCCTTCACCGCCACCACCCATCAGCCGAAAGGAGACAGAGCTGTTGACAGCTTAGGGGTGGCAATTTCCTCGTAGGGACCGGGGACGGGGGATTTTCTAACCCATGGGGAAGTCGGGGCAGGGTCCCGGTCATTTGAGGGGACGGGGGATGAAACTTACCCGCGAGGCCCCGGGGTATTTGTTAGCACTTAAAATATAGTACACTGCAAGCCCAGGAGACCCACTTGGTAGAGGCAAGTTGGCCCAAATATCACAATTTAGAGAGGAAAGCCCACAACAACTAGCCCAAATATGAACCGTAGACTAGCACAACCCTATCTGTATATCTCTTTTTTATAGCTGCCCCCATCTCTCCGTGACTCCATGTCTCCATCCCTCTGTCCGCCGTCCGCCTCTCGAAGAGGCGGAGCGCACATGCCGTGCCCCCACCAAGCTTTGTTCCCGCGACAGCCGGCGCTCTTCCCAGCTCAACGCAAAGTTCTTTCCTGCAGTACGAAGCTTCCCCACCTTCTCTGCTCCCATCTTCCCGACAGCGTCCGGGGCTCCTCCCCTGCAACATTCCAACACATGTGTCGACCACGCTCCTCGGCTACAATTCGAAACTCCTCTGGCTCCTACGTCTCCTTTCGAGGTGCCAGTAGTTTGCCATCCCTCGCCCCAACCCAATCTGCTGTCACTGGTAGCCTGATATGTCGTCGGTTCTCCTCTTCTTTCACCACCCGAGGGGCCCCGGTCAGAGTTTGGGAACCCACCGGAGCCGGGGAAGGGTGAgctttttggaatttttttcgtttttagatttttttttaatatttacagaaataatctatcgaccaaaaaaattacagaaatagcccctgccgtcctaatggtgggcggcaagctgacgtggcagacggtgggtcgaccgcgccgtctgccgccgtcggccaaaattgcgattaggcccttgccgcccgtacagagggcggcaaggggctaattgcaattttggccgcccataaagagcttgcggccgtactttttcatc
This window of the Oryza sativa Japonica Group chromosome 4, ASM3414082v1 genome carries:
- the LOC4336061 gene encoding formin-like protein 2 precursor — encoded protein: MSSSARGITLLCLLLIVSSTVLHFSIGGGSNGEKRRDDGDGDGDDEKVRLLLGANALGERDRRHGHGHGGGVSSAPAPAPAPARAHLPPPLLHKNARLPDPVPGRVGLGHRRGNATAAHRRRSEREGKKSTPLVVVAAGAALSGAAAVLLVVLVVFLACRRFQRRAMPGADQSGTNKVSFDPGPDVFYLDAVKPYVEADHGGGGGVVKTAPELAGPKEEPRCEEEDSGVALSDDGADSVHSSCCFHSSHFSYSELRDTKPGSNGVSPSPSGRSRRRSSAPVTPSEKNKAASPYSPQCPRTPSNRERSSRAHSPSSSVSDLTSVSTSVVKDHEVRRAVHSLMFPEAQSGGAGHVKEDEAESGNMRPPPPPPPPPPPPPPAVTQQQDVKTSCGPAVPPPPPPTPPPPPPLLAPKQQSSGGPILPPAPAPPPLFRPWAPAVGKNGAPLPKLKPLHWDKVRAAPNRRMVWDRIRSSSFELDEKMIESLFGYNARCSTKHEEVQSRSPSLGHHVLDTKRLQNFTILMKAVSATAEQIFAALLHGNGLSAQQLEALIKMAPAKDEADKLSAYDGDVDGLVPAERLLKVVLTIPCAFARVEAMLYRETFADEVGHIRKSFEMLEEACRELMSSKLFLKLLEAVLKTGNRMNVGTARGGAMAFKLDALLKLADVKGTDGKTTLLHFVVQEMTRSRAAEAADIAAGLGAELTNVRKTATVDLDVLTTSVSGLSHGLSRIKELVGSDLSGDERNQCFVAFMAPFVAHAGEVIRELEDGERRVLAHVREITEYYHGDVGKDEASPLRIFVIVRDFLGMLERVCKEVRGAKNCHGGNPALNLNNV